From a region of the Suncus etruscus isolate mSunEtr1 chromosome 11, mSunEtr1.pri.cur, whole genome shotgun sequence genome:
- the MDM1 gene encoding nuclear protein MDM1 isoform X2 — translation MPVRFQGLSEYQRNFLWKKSYLSDCFNPSVARRHPWAGLRSDQFGNQGKCRTEFLPNDISSQLLCTSEAL, via the exons ATGCCGGTGCGTTTCCAG GGGCTAAGCGAATACCAGAGAAATTTTCTGTGGAAAAAGTCCTATTTGTCAGACTGTTTTAATCCTTCTGTGGCACGGAGGCACCCATGGGCTGGCCTTAGATCAGATCAGTTTG GAAATCAAGGCAAATGTAGAACTGAGTTCCTGCCTAATGACATCTCATCTCAGTTACTCTGCACAAGTGAAGCCTTGTGA